In Siniperca chuatsi isolate FFG_IHB_CAS linkage group LG16, ASM2008510v1, whole genome shotgun sequence, the following proteins share a genomic window:
- the znf512 gene encoding zinc finger protein 512B, with product MDPAHIGGDMSPLYVPRKRKSVQSQPKSGVPCPVVQRMPERTCELNPVGYPKNDESEAQDALKMKRTYGRKRYEDLQSVSIGTVDYPTTSCSVMSSGGLANGADPGSMAPPSARLPPRLVAKDVWPQGPEVSREQPQPQDQSWNSSRDRGPDAWAPGRDRQQEQVWNSGRDRAGHSSQDQTWIAGRDRAHTGPDQAWMTGRDRGPEQGWAAGRDRGQDQAWNAGRDPGRDRASSGPEQAWGTGRSQDQGWSNTSRDREHVWRPDLNMKKVQRVQMERSPPVNNFPQPPEGRDSCSDAASVGEASTAQHSEDQKPPVPSTKKEPPTYPPGSQEERWQLQIVAKGRVTCPKCKSVSRKTVEGLKKHMENCRLQPFTCQHCGKQLKSSTGMKYHIMADHSHLPSAEDAKDLDDRVIKDKLRKILKRLGKLKCSKEGCSAAFTSIMGYVYHMKKCGKEESELEKMLLNCSHCGKTYKSKAGLEYHLKSEHAPTPQKSEEDEALKAQREANPERTASGRVQRASAQVANFHLAEIANNELPKDWPKRKFQSDLVPDDKKLKYARPGLPAFSQEVLRKWKNEVKLQRKVQCPNQGCGCTYTSVSGLKAHLGLCTRGDFEAGKYRCLICNKEFNSESGVKYHINSVHAQDWFVTNKKASKKFEKFLKAQPKEFVHNVDKQIVDQYHHNNLQHHQQHHHHHNHQHQHQLQHQPLQHPLQPLHHLQHQTQFLHPEHQNLPPQVETQLQQPMLHYTPLEPPPGPLWVDMDRREPEQAPIEMEMADVDKPGEDNSRMVEEKRREKGEKGGERGKADGKRKDCFAFGSGGGGSISSSSNTGSSSSESEVEQQDRQRQIDQWNLKRPGIMEPHPDAGKRQRST from the exons ATGGACCCTGCACACATTGGAGGGGATATGTCACCTTTGTATGTGCCAAGAAAGAGAAAGTCTGTCCAGTCACAACCTAAAAGTGGAGTGCCATGTCCag TTGTTCAGCGAATGCCAGAAAGAACCTGTGAGTTAAATCCAGTTGGATATCCCAAG AATGATGAGTCTGAAGCCCAAGATGCTCTAAAGATGAAAAGGACTTATGGTAGAAAAAG GTATGAGGACCTCCAGAGTGTTTCCATAGGAACAGTAGATTACCCAACCACCAGCTgctcagtgatgtcatcaggtggCCTGGCCAATGGCGCGGACCCAGGGTCCATGGCTCCACCCAGTGCAAGGCTGCCTCCAAGACTGGTGGCGAAGGATGTGTGGCCTCAAGGCCCAGAGGTCAGCAGGGAGCAGCCCCAGCCTCAGGACCAGAGCTGGAACTCCAGCAGGGACAGAGGCCCCGATGCCTGGGCCCCGGGTAGAGACCGACAACAGGAGCAGGTCTGGAACTCTGGCAGAGACCGAGCGGGACACTCCAGTCAAGACCAGACTTGGATTGCAGGCAGGGACAGGGCCCATACCGGACCAGACCAGGCCTGGATGACGGGCAGGGACCGAGGTCCTGAGCAGGGCTGGGCAGCCGGCAGAGACCGAGGCCAGGATCAGGCCTGGAACGCAGGCAGGGATCCAGGAAGAGACCGAGCCTCCTCAGGGCCAGAGCAGGCGTGGGGAACTGGCCGAAGCCAAGACCAAGGCTGGAGTAACacgagcagagacagagagcatgtCTGGAGACCTG ACTTGAACATGAAGAAAGTCCAGAGAGTGCAGATGGAGCGAAGCCCACCTGTTAATAACTTCCCACAGCCACCAGAGGGCAGAGACTCTT GTTCAGATGCAGCCAGTGTTGGTGAGGCCTCGACGGCCCAACACAGCGAGGACCAGAAACCCCCCGTCCCCTCCACCAAGAAGGAGCCTCCTACCTACCCTCCAG GAAGTCAAGAGGAGCGTTGGCAGCTCCAGATTGTGGCCAAAGGCCGAGTCACCtgtccaaaatgtaaaagtgtgaGCAGGAAGACTGTGGAGGGGCTGAAGAAACACATGGAGAACTGCAGACTG CAACCCTTTACCTGTCAACACTGTGGGAAACAGCTGAAGTCTTCAACAGGGATGAAGTATCACATCATGGCTGACCACAGCCATCTG cCCTCAGCAGAGGATGCCAAGGACCTGGATGATCGTGTCATCAAAGACAAACTGCGTAAAATCCTGAAGAGACTgggcaaattaaaatgttctaaaGAG gGCTGTAGTGCCGCCTTTACCAGCATCATGGGCTACGTGTACCACATGAAGAAGTGTGGGAAGGAGGAGTCTGAGCTGGAAAAGATGCTGCTGAATTGCTCTCACTGTGGGAAAACCTACAAGTCCAAGGCTGGTCTGGAGTACCACCTGAAATCAGAGCATGCTCCT ACGCCCCAGAAGAGTGAGGAAGACGAGGCACTGAAGGCCCAGAGGGAGGCCAACCCAGAGAGGACGGCCAGCGGCAGGGTGCAGCGAGCATCGGCCCAGGTGGCAAACTTCCACCTGGCTGAGATTGCCAACAACGAGTTGCCCAAAGACTGGCCCAAGAGGAAGTTTCAGTCAGACCTGGTGCCGGATGACAAAAAG TTGAAATACGCCCGACCAGGCCTGCCTGCCTTCAGCCAAGAGGTGCTGAGGAAGTGGAAGAATGAGGTGAAGCTGCAGAGGAAAGTCCAGTGTCCCAACCAG GGTTGTGGCTGCACCTACACCAGTGTGTCTGGACTGAAAGCTCATCTGGGACTCTGCACAAGG GGCGACTTTGAGGCTGGAAAATACAGATGTCTGATCTGCAATAAAGAGTTTAACTCCGAAAGTGGAGTGAAGTACCACATCAACTCTGTCCATGCACAG GACTGGtttgtgacaaacaaaaaggcCTCCAAGAAGTTTGAGAAGTTCCTGAAAGCCCAGCCCAAGGAGTTTGTCCATAATGTGGACAAGCAGATCGTGGATCAGTACCACCATAATAACCTCCAGCATCATCAGcaacatcaccaccaccacaaccatcAACATCAGCATCAGCTCCAGCACCAACCCCTGCAGCACCCTCTGCAACCATTGCATCACCTCCAGCACCAAACCCAGTTCCTCCATCCAGAGCACCAGAACCTCCCTCCACAGGTGGAAACCCAGCTCCAGCAGCCGATGCTCCACTACACCCCTTTAGAGCCTCCTCCCGGACCGCTTTGGGTGGATATGGACCGGAGAGAACCAGAGCAGGCCCCGATCGAAATGGAAATGGCTGATGTTGACAAACCTGGAGAGGACAACAGCAGGATggtggaggagaaaaggagagagaagggggagaaaggaggggagaggggaaagGCTGATGGGAAACGGAAGGATTGCTTTGCTtttggtagtggtggtggtggcagcatcagtAGCAGCAGTAATACTGGCAGCTCATCCAGCGAATCAGAGGTCGAGCAGCaggacaggcagagacagattGACCAGTGGAATCTGAAACGGCCGGGCATCATGGAGCCCCACCCTGATGCTGGAAAGCGACAGAGGAGCACTTAA